In the Vicinamibacterales bacterium genome, one interval contains:
- a CDS encoding amino acid permease codes for MATDFKRALGPFDATMVVVGGIIGAGIFVTPYIVAQRLDTPLLVLGAWVAGGAIALAGAFSYAELGAVFPKAGGQYVYLRDGLHPFAGFMYGWALLLVIESGAIAAVAITFATYALHLVHGPDGARIPLAIAAIAALSGVNYLGVKPGSIVLNVLVLLKVAALALLVGAAFFGASHPTWWTDARVPAAAPLPTLVAFGAALVPILFTYGGWQCVNYVGEEVVDPKRNLPVALIVGTIAVVVIYLTVNIVFLRAMGLPGLAATQTPAADAARRMFGAWGDVFMSSAIAISTFGFLDLSILAPTRVYYAMAADRLFVPALATLHPRYATPSLAIVVQSSWSCVLALTGSYEQLANYVVFADWIFFGLTVFTVLTFRRRVPLASRPPDAFRAPGYPAVQIAFVIAAAAVVASTVGAAPAAAAKGAALLALGIPVYYWFAGRRREPGGSGQGKGAG; via the coding sequence CTGGCAACTGACTTCAAACGCGCGCTCGGGCCGTTCGACGCGACCATGGTCGTCGTCGGCGGCATCATCGGCGCGGGCATCTTCGTGACGCCCTACATTGTCGCGCAGCGGCTCGACACGCCGCTGCTCGTGCTGGGGGCCTGGGTCGCCGGCGGCGCCATCGCGCTGGCCGGCGCATTTTCGTACGCGGAGCTCGGCGCGGTTTTTCCAAAAGCCGGCGGCCAGTACGTGTACCTGCGCGACGGGCTGCACCCGTTCGCCGGCTTCATGTATGGCTGGGCGCTGCTGCTGGTCATCGAGAGCGGCGCCATCGCGGCCGTCGCGATCACCTTCGCGACCTACGCGCTGCACCTGGTGCACGGCCCGGACGGCGCTCGTATTCCGCTGGCGATTGCGGCGATCGCGGCGCTCTCCGGCGTCAACTACCTCGGCGTCAAGCCGGGCAGCATCGTGCTGAACGTGCTGGTCCTGCTCAAGGTCGCCGCGCTGGCGCTGCTCGTCGGCGCGGCGTTTTTCGGCGCCTCGCACCCGACCTGGTGGACGGACGCACGGGTCCCCGCCGCCGCGCCCCTGCCGACGCTCGTCGCGTTCGGCGCCGCGCTCGTGCCGATCCTGTTCACCTACGGCGGCTGGCAGTGTGTCAACTACGTCGGCGAGGAAGTCGTCGACCCGAAACGCAACCTGCCGGTCGCCCTGATCGTCGGCACAATCGCGGTGGTGGTGATCTATCTCACCGTCAACATCGTCTTCCTGCGCGCGATGGGACTGCCGGGCCTCGCCGCCACCCAGACGCCGGCGGCGGACGCGGCGCGCCGCATGTTCGGAGCGTGGGGCGACGTCTTCATGAGCAGCGCCATCGCGATCTCGACGTTCGGCTTCCTCGATCTGTCGATCCTGGCGCCGACGCGCGTCTACTATGCGATGGCGGCCGACCGGCTGTTCGTGCCGGCGCTCGCCACGCTGCACCCGCGCTACGCGACGCCGAGCCTGGCGATCGTCGTCCAATCCTCGTGGTCGTGCGTACTCGCGCTGACCGGATCGTACGAGCAGCTGGCGAACTACGTGGTCTTCGCCGACTGGATTTTCTTCGGCCTGACCGTGTTCACGGTGCTGACGTTCCGCCGCCGCGTGCCGCTCGCCTCGCGTCCGCCCGACGCCTTCCGCGCACCTGGGTATCCGGCCGTCCAGATCGCCTTCGTGATCGCCGCCGCCGCGGTGGTCGCGAGCACTGTGGGGGCGGCGCCTGCAGCCGCCGCCAAAGGGGCGGCGCTGCTGGCGCTGGGAATTCCGGTCTACTACTGGTTCGCAGGACGCCGCCGCGAGCCGGGGGGCTCGGGGCAGGGGAAGGGGGCTGGGTAG
- a CDS encoding DUF481 domain-containing protein encodes MRRLTRFVTAGALLLLAATAATAQAPAPAPPEPPPPLWTGSAGAGFSMNRGNTDTTNFNLSFEATRDPKTHSVWKMKALYLRGDNGGEATVDRFLGDIRNERDLSQRVYVFGELQFLEDKFKEIDYLWAPAGGIGYKLVATPATTWNVDGGLGAKIEKDTGLEQRTDAVVTMSDKFEHKVTKTSSITQGFSALWKANDFGDVIYAFTAGVAASLTTRTQLKVEFLDSYASRPPSALVKQNDVALLTAFVYKF; translated from the coding sequence ATGCGACGACTGACCCGCTTCGTCACCGCCGGCGCGTTGCTCCTGCTTGCGGCGACGGCCGCGACCGCGCAGGCGCCCGCTCCGGCTCCGCCGGAACCGCCTCCCCCTCTCTGGACGGGCAGCGCCGGCGCCGGCTTCTCGATGAACCGGGGCAACACCGACACGACCAATTTCAACCTGTCGTTCGAGGCGACCCGCGATCCGAAAACGCACAGCGTCTGGAAGATGAAGGCGCTCTATCTGCGCGGGGACAACGGCGGCGAGGCGACCGTCGACCGCTTTCTCGGCGACATCCGCAACGAGCGCGATCTCTCGCAGCGGGTCTACGTCTTCGGGGAACTGCAGTTCCTCGAAGACAAGTTCAAGGAGATCGACTACCTCTGGGCGCCGGCCGGTGGCATCGGCTACAAGCTCGTCGCCACGCCGGCGACGACGTGGAACGTGGACGGCGGCCTCGGCGCGAAGATCGAGAAGGACACGGGCCTGGAGCAGCGGACCGACGCGGTCGTCACGATGTCGGACAAGTTCGAGCACAAAGTGACCAAGACCTCGTCGATCACGCAGGGCTTCAGTGCGCTGTGGAAGGCGAACGACTTCGGCGACGTCATCTACGCGTTCACCGCAGGCGTGGCGGCATCCTTGACGACACGCACGCAGCTGAAGGTCGAGTTCCTCGACAGCTACGCGTCGCGCCCGCCCTCGGCGCTGGTGAAGCAGAACGACGTCGCACTCCTGACCGCGTTCGTCTATAAGTTCTAG
- a CDS encoding LysE family translocator, whose product MPVNLWAYAAVTVPFVAIPGVSTTLVLRNSIVGGVRAGVATAVGVNLSSIGYGLLTAFGVSMALQRWPGVWTTMRAAGVGYLAWLGLRSLWRAARGVDAALPAAGLDGAAGPVRRPLVDDAREGFVTNLLNPSIATFYLLVVPQFIPRDAPFAASALLLTAVHVTLAVSWHLTWAAAGGSLAVVLNRARPRRILEAAAGLALLVLAVKLAF is encoded by the coding sequence GTGCCGGTGAACCTGTGGGCGTACGCGGCGGTCACGGTTCCGTTCGTCGCCATCCCCGGCGTTTCGACGACGCTCGTGTTGCGCAACAGCATTGTCGGCGGCGTACGCGCCGGCGTGGCGACCGCCGTCGGCGTCAACCTGTCGTCGATCGGTTACGGGCTGTTGACGGCGTTCGGCGTGTCGATGGCGCTCCAGCGCTGGCCCGGCGTGTGGACCACGATGCGCGCTGCGGGCGTCGGCTATCTGGCGTGGCTTGGCCTTCGCTCGCTGTGGCGGGCCGCCCGCGGCGTCGACGCGGCGCTGCCAGCGGCCGGACTGGACGGAGCGGCCGGACCGGTCCGGCGCCCACTGGTCGACGACGCGCGCGAAGGGTTCGTGACCAACCTCCTCAATCCGTCGATCGCGACGTTCTACCTGCTGGTGGTTCCGCAGTTCATTCCGCGTGACGCGCCGTTTGCCGCGAGCGCGCTGCTGCTGACGGCAGTCCACGTGACGCTCGCGGTCAGCTGGCATCTGACGTGGGCGGCCGCCGGCGGGTCGCTCGCGGTGGTGCTCAACCGCGCGCGCCCTCGCCGCATCCTCGAGGCGGCCGCCGGTCTGGCGCTGCTGGTGCTCGCGGTCAAGCTGGCCTTCTAA
- a CDS encoding MBL fold metallo-hydrolase — MTHPVSDHCDGEKFFNPHAVTGRTWREVARWSRTRRRTAWPAAVPLVVHPPPASVKPGQIAVTFIGHSTFLVRSANRAFITDPVFTTHAGPFGRLGPRRVRPPAIPLRDLPPIDLVLLSHNHYDHLQPSSIAVFAGAEVVTTLGVGRSLPAAAGNRRELDWWETTSVRGARITAVPAQHFSARTLWDKNRTLWCGFVVEIDGATFYFAGDSGYTPQFAEIGACVPRIDVALLPIGAYEPRWFMQPMHMNPDEAVRAHLDTRARVSVGMHFGTFQLTDEGIDEPLCALERARAAHGVPGEAFRLLDFGETAIFAAGEGSRSSV, encoded by the coding sequence ATGACCCACCCGGTGTCGGATCACTGCGACGGCGAGAAGTTTTTCAATCCGCATGCCGTGACGGGACGGACCTGGCGTGAAGTGGCGCGCTGGTCGCGCACCCGCCGGCGCACCGCGTGGCCGGCGGCTGTGCCGCTGGTGGTTCATCCGCCGCCTGCCTCCGTGAAGCCTGGCCAGATCGCCGTCACGTTCATCGGCCACTCGACGTTCCTCGTCCGCTCTGCGAACCGGGCCTTCATCACCGATCCCGTCTTCACGACGCACGCCGGCCCGTTTGGCCGCCTCGGTCCGCGGCGCGTTCGCCCGCCGGCGATTCCGCTCCGCGATCTGCCGCCGATCGACCTCGTGCTGCTCAGTCACAACCACTACGATCACCTGCAGCCGTCGTCGATCGCTGTGTTTGCCGGGGCGGAAGTCGTGACGACGCTGGGCGTGGGACGCTCACTTCCGGCTGCAGCCGGGAACCGCCGGGAGCTCGACTGGTGGGAGACGACCTCCGTGCGTGGCGCACGTATCACCGCCGTCCCGGCCCAGCACTTCTCGGCGCGCACGCTGTGGGACAAGAACCGGACACTGTGGTGCGGCTTCGTCGTCGAAATCGACGGGGCGACGTTCTACTTCGCCGGCGATTCCGGCTACACGCCGCAGTTCGCCGAGATCGGGGCGTGCGTCCCTCGCATCGACGTCGCGCTCCTCCCGATCGGCGCCTACGAGCCGCGCTGGTTCATGCAACCGATGCACATGAATCCCGACGAGGCGGTGCGCGCCCACCTCGACACCCGCGCCCGCGTCAGTGTCGGCATGCACTTCGGCACGTTTCAGCTGACCGACGAAGGGATCGACGAGCCGCTGTGCGCGCTCGAACGCGCCCGCGCGGCGCACGGCGTGCCGGGAGAGGCATTCCGCCTGCTGGATTTCGGGGAGACAGCGATCTTCGCGGCCGGCGAGGGCAGCCGGTCATCCGTCTAA
- a CDS encoding DUF4142 domain-containing protein: MKQRVVVAVAALAFAACPVCAQTAAGTPATQSKSGSAMKSAADADQAFARDAAIGGMAEVQLGNLAKQNASSADVKQFGDRMSTDHGKGNDELKQLAATKNLTLPADLDAKHKAVVDRLSKLNGAAFDKAYMTAMVSDHKEDVAKFRKESTSGKDADLKAWAAKTLPTLEEHLKMAQDTASKVGGTMKTGK; the protein is encoded by the coding sequence ATGAAGCAGCGAGTTGTAGTGGCGGTGGCGGCGCTGGCGTTCGCCGCATGTCCTGTGTGTGCGCAGACGGCCGCTGGCACGCCGGCGACCCAAAGCAAGAGCGGCAGCGCGATGAAGTCGGCCGCCGACGCCGATCAGGCGTTCGCGCGCGACGCCGCGATCGGCGGCATGGCAGAGGTCCAGCTCGGAAACCTCGCGAAGCAAAACGCGTCGAGCGCAGACGTGAAACAGTTCGGCGATCGCATGAGCACCGATCACGGCAAGGGCAACGACGAGCTCAAGCAGCTCGCGGCGACCAAGAACCTCACGCTGCCGGCCGATCTCGACGCGAAACACAAAGCCGTGGTGGACCGGCTGTCGAAGCTCAACGGCGCCGCGTTCGACAAGGCGTACATGACGGCAATGGTCAGCGACCACAAGGAAGACGTTGCGAAGTTCCGCAAGGAGTCCACGTCGGGCAAGGACGCAGATTTGAAGGCGTGGGCCGCCAAGACGCTGCCGACGCTCGAGGAACACTTGAAGATGGCGCAGGATACGGCGTCGAAGGTCGGCGGGACGATGAAGACCGGCAAGTAG
- a CDS encoding aminotransferase class I/II-fold pyridoxal phosphate-dependent enzyme produces MRYHAPYMEWAKTRPTPEFDLAGSNILACTLDDLPGARDAIALSGANDTGYRPLMDAIGARYGVPADRVTTATGTAGANLLALAALVEPGDEVLVERPGYDPLIGAARLLGATAARFDRRFEDGYALDPDRVRRAITPRTTVIVVTTPHNPTGVLADAAALDEIGRIAEQQGAVVIVDEVYKDLTGDTSPPAAGSGDVFVTTSSLTKSYGLSSLRAGWVIASGTVTPRVRRARDVVDGTGSIVAERLAVLAFERLDALHARARTVLGRNKALVDAFLIAHPRLEYVPSASTIVFPRIRGVEDAGPFVERLIQEQMTAVGPGRFFDAPAHFRIGYGGDTGKIRGGLARVSQLLADAHG; encoded by the coding sequence ATGCGGTATCACGCGCCGTACATGGAGTGGGCCAAGACACGGCCGACGCCGGAGTTCGATCTGGCCGGCAGCAACATCCTGGCCTGCACGCTGGACGACTTACCCGGCGCGCGCGACGCGATCGCCTTGAGCGGCGCCAACGACACGGGCTACCGCCCGCTGATGGACGCCATCGGCGCGCGCTACGGTGTGCCGGCGGATCGCGTCACGACGGCGACCGGGACGGCGGGGGCGAACCTGTTGGCGCTCGCTGCGCTCGTCGAACCCGGCGACGAGGTGCTGGTCGAGCGGCCCGGCTACGATCCGTTGATCGGCGCGGCGCGCCTGCTCGGCGCGACGGCGGCGAGATTCGATCGCCGGTTCGAGGACGGCTACGCGCTCGATCCGGATCGCGTCCGCCGCGCCATCACGCCGCGCACGACGGTCATCGTCGTCACTACCCCGCACAACCCGACCGGTGTCCTGGCCGATGCGGCCGCGCTCGACGAGATCGGACGGATCGCGGAGCAGCAGGGGGCCGTCGTCATCGTCGACGAGGTCTACAAGGATCTGACGGGCGACACCTCGCCTCCGGCGGCGGGGAGCGGCGACGTCTTCGTCACGACGAGCAGTCTGACGAAGTCGTACGGGTTGTCGAGCCTGCGCGCCGGCTGGGTGATCGCCAGCGGCACGGTCACGCCTCGCGTCCGCCGCGCGCGGGACGTGGTGGACGGAACCGGCTCGATCGTCGCCGAGCGGCTCGCCGTCCTCGCCTTCGAGCGTCTCGACGCGCTGCACGCACGCGCGCGGACGGTCCTCGGCCGAAACAAGGCGCTCGTCGACGCCTTCCTCATCGCGCATCCGCGGCTGGAATACGTCCCGTCGGCCAGCACCATCGTGTTCCCCCGCATCCGCGGCGTCGAAGACGCGGGACCGTTCGTCGAGCGTCTGATCCAGGAACAGATGACCGCGGTCGGTCCCGGCCGCTTCTTCGACGCGCCGGCGCACTTCCGGATCGGCTACGGCGGCGATACCGGGAAGATCCGCGGCGGCCTCGCCCGGGTGAGCCAGCTACTGGCAGACGCCCACGGATAG
- a CDS encoding serine/threonine-protein kinase translates to MTLSDRAVDRLRRLEDRPEFDGGRYELGDEIGRGGMGVVFRAFDRELDRDVAVKVTAWNTASDAARLRREARTLASLEHAGIVSVHDVGRLRDGRVYLVMSLVRGARLDVHARRLPLTDRLRLFDRICDTVAYAHARGIAHRDLKPANIMVADFGQVRILDWGLAGGAEPGGTDGYRPPEQPAAAFDARVDVYALGAILAELAQGEARPLASIGARATAPDPAARYPTVAELGADVRRFADGQAVRAHRERPIERATRLARTYRTPIALVLTYLAMRVLLLVFAGR, encoded by the coding sequence ATGACCCTGTCGGATCGCGCCGTCGATCGCCTCCGGCGCCTCGAGGATCGTCCGGAGTTCGACGGCGGACGCTACGAGCTTGGCGACGAGATCGGCCGCGGCGGCATGGGCGTCGTATTCCGCGCCTTCGATCGCGAGCTCGATCGCGACGTCGCCGTAAAAGTGACGGCGTGGAATACCGCGTCGGACGCTGCGCGCCTGCGCCGCGAAGCGCGGACGCTCGCCTCGCTCGAGCACGCCGGCATCGTGTCCGTGCACGACGTCGGCCGCCTGCGCGACGGCCGGGTCTATCTCGTCATGAGCCTCGTGCGCGGCGCGCGCCTCGACGTACACGCGCGGCGGCTGCCGCTGACCGACCGGTTGCGGCTGTTCGACCGGATCTGCGACACGGTCGCCTACGCGCATGCCCGCGGCATCGCTCATCGCGACCTGAAGCCGGCCAACATCATGGTCGCCGACTTCGGCCAGGTGCGGATTCTCGACTGGGGGCTCGCCGGCGGCGCCGAGCCTGGCGGCACCGACGGCTACAGGCCGCCCGAGCAGCCGGCCGCGGCGTTCGACGCGCGCGTCGACGTCTACGCGCTGGGGGCGATTCTCGCTGAGCTCGCACAGGGGGAGGCGCGGCCGCTCGCGTCGATCGGCGCGCGCGCCACTGCCCCGGATCCGGCGGCGCGCTATCCCACGGTCGCTGAGCTGGGTGCCGACGTGCGACGCTTCGCCGACGGCCAGGCGGTGCGGGCGCACCGCGAGCGGCCGATCGAGCGCGCGACGCGCCTCGCCCGTACATATCGCACGCCGATCGCGCTGGTCCTCACCTACCTCGCGATGCGAGTGCTGCTCCTCGTCTTTGCCGGGCGCTAA
- a CDS encoding GyrI-like domain-containing protein, whose product MDVAIVEQPALRVAALAHRGAYHAIGRTFRNLEAALAASTVDVAASTLIALYYDNPRTTAEADLHSAAGIILADGAPVPSGLETCHTTAGRYATLTCVGSYSELPAAWQHLVGTWLPSSRYRAAEAPSLEIYRNSPMVAPAEQLITELYLAIA is encoded by the coding sequence ATGGACGTCGCGATTGTCGAACAACCGGCCCTGCGGGTGGCCGCCCTCGCGCACCGCGGGGCGTATCACGCCATCGGCCGGACATTCCGGAATCTCGAGGCGGCGCTCGCGGCCTCGACCGTCGATGTCGCGGCGTCGACGCTGATCGCGCTCTACTACGACAATCCACGGACCACCGCTGAGGCTGATTTGCACTCGGCGGCCGGCATCATCCTCGCTGACGGCGCGCCGGTGCCGTCGGGGCTCGAGACGTGTCACACCACGGCCGGACGCTACGCGACGCTGACCTGCGTCGGCTCGTACTCCGAACTGCCGGCCGCCTGGCAGCACCTGGTCGGCACGTGGCTGCCGTCGAGCCGCTATCGCGCCGCCGAGGCGCCCAGTCTCGAGATCTATCGCAACTCGCCGATGGTCGCGCCGGCCGAACAGCTCATCACCGAGCTGTATCTCGCGATCGCCTGA
- a CDS encoding TldD/PmbA family protein, protein MSHTRRDFLKTAGAAGIMIAGSDLIADLLAQTPPGRVLDSKFKGLSDIALKEAQSLGCSYADVRFTRSTNSGVNATGGNPIPGSPDDPAGGFGRGGRGGGFGGGGFGGGRGDGGGRRGGGPGGTVGAAGFGVRVIHSGTWGFASSPIVTEDEIRRLTRIATEVAKASAIAKKTDVILAPVPAYQANWATPVTKNPDDVARELKQDFVQKVVDAAVKNKGVQSVNVSVNITYEWKYFASSEGSYIEQESWQTNPTFSVTARKDDVVRTRIFSAIPKMGGWEVAEEAKMLENAERIADEAVEFTTAKPIDMGVKDLILTPSHAMLTIHEIVAHATELDRIMGYEANYAGTSFVKVSDVGKLKYGSKLFNVTADKTIPGGLGTAGYDDDGVKTTKFPLVRDGILVGLMTNRETAHYINEKESRGCTYAQSWRDYPFLRMANVHVEPGPSGSPTLDQIIADTKDGVLIDGRGSYSIDQQRYNGQFGGNAFWAIKNGKNVGMVTNVTYNAITTDFWGNLDALTGPDQWEMHGTGGDAKGQPTQTNSISHGSPYLRIKKIMVGAAYG, encoded by the coding sequence CAGACGCCGCCAGGGCGGGTGCTCGACTCGAAGTTCAAGGGGCTGTCGGACATCGCGCTCAAGGAGGCTCAGTCGCTCGGCTGCAGCTACGCCGACGTCCGCTTCACGCGTTCGACCAACAGCGGCGTCAACGCCACCGGCGGGAATCCGATTCCGGGCAGCCCTGACGATCCGGCGGGTGGATTCGGGCGCGGCGGGCGCGGCGGCGGCTTCGGCGGCGGCGGGTTCGGCGGGGGTCGCGGCGACGGCGGCGGACGGCGCGGCGGCGGCCCTGGCGGCACCGTCGGCGCGGCGGGCTTCGGCGTGCGCGTGATCCACAGCGGCACCTGGGGCTTCGCCAGCTCGCCGATCGTCACCGAAGACGAGATCCGTCGCCTCACCCGCATCGCGACCGAGGTCGCCAAGGCCAGCGCCATCGCCAAGAAGACCGATGTGATCCTCGCGCCGGTGCCCGCCTACCAGGCCAACTGGGCGACGCCGGTCACCAAGAACCCCGACGACGTCGCGCGTGAGCTCAAGCAGGACTTCGTGCAGAAGGTGGTCGACGCGGCGGTCAAGAACAAGGGCGTCCAGAGCGTCAACGTCTCTGTCAACATCACCTACGAGTGGAAGTACTTCGCCTCGAGCGAGGGCTCCTACATCGAGCAGGAGTCCTGGCAGACCAATCCGACCTTCTCGGTGACGGCGCGCAAGGACGACGTGGTGCGGACCCGGATCTTCAGCGCCATTCCGAAGATGGGCGGCTGGGAAGTCGCCGAAGAGGCGAAGATGCTCGAGAACGCCGAGCGCATCGCCGACGAAGCGGTCGAATTCACCACGGCGAAGCCGATCGACATGGGCGTCAAGGATCTCATCCTCACGCCGTCGCACGCGATGCTGACGATCCACGAGATCGTCGCGCATGCCACCGAGCTCGATCGCATCATGGGCTACGAGGCGAACTACGCCGGCACCAGCTTCGTGAAAGTCTCCGACGTCGGCAAGCTGAAATACGGCTCGAAGCTGTTCAACGTCACCGCCGACAAGACGATCCCGGGAGGCCTCGGCACTGCCGGCTATGACGACGACGGCGTCAAGACGACGAAGTTCCCGCTCGTGCGCGACGGCATCCTCGTCGGGCTGATGACCAACCGCGAAACGGCCCACTACATCAACGAGAAGGAGAGCCGCGGCTGCACCTACGCGCAGTCGTGGCGCGACTATCCGTTCCTGCGCATGGCCAACGTCCACGTCGAGCCGGGCCCGTCAGGATCGCCAACCCTCGATCAGATCATCGCCGACACCAAGGATGGCGTGCTCATCGACGGCCGCGGCAGTTACTCCATCGATCAGCAGCGCTACAACGGCCAGTTCGGCGGCAACGCGTTCTGGGCCATCAAGAACGGCAAGAATGTCGGCATGGTGACCAACGTCACCTACAACGCGATCACGACCGACTTCTGGGGCAACCTCGACGCCCTGACCGGACCCGACCAGTGGGAAATGCACGGAACCGGCGGTGACGCCAAGGGACAGCCGACGCAGACCAACAGCATCTCGCACGGCTCGCCGTACCTGCGCATCAAGAAGATCATGGTGGGCGCGGCGTACGGGTAG